From the genome of Setaria viridis chromosome 1, Setaria_viridis_v4.0, whole genome shotgun sequence:
TAATTTCCTACtaattttctcttctttttttagtACTTTTTTTTCTATCCCCTTGGGGAGCCGCTGTAAAAACCGGGGCGGGCTCCTTTGCCGTTGGTTTCGCCCTTCGCCGGCGGCCGAGGCCGTCGAAGATCGAGGGGCACGAGGCCAACCGTGTGCTCCACTGCTACTGCTGCAGACTCGAGTGGTGGTTGAGCAGCTTTGGCGGCGGTCACCCTTCTGACCGACCGGCCGGCGTGGGCCGCACATGAGGACGCGGTTTGCCTCGCCACGGTTTCGCGTGGCCTGCCAGCCACGCGCGCAGGGGCAGCGGCTCACTGGAAGCCGCCCAGGCCGTTGAGCAGCAGCTCGTGCGGCCGCAGCAGCGTCGGGGTGGGCACCGTCAGCAGCGGCGTGGACGGCAGGGACGACGGGTATGACATGTCGtagtcggcggcggaggcgccccaggggtccccggcggcggcgccggcggctccgGGGATGAGCGGCGcgcggcagagcgggcaggtGCGCTGGTCGTGTGCCATCCAGTGGTCGAGGCAGCCCCGGTGGAAGGCGTGTCGGCAGTTGCTGAGCCGCcgcacctcgtcgccggcgccgatgcCGCTCAGGCACACCGCGCAGTCGCCGCCACCGCAGGCCGTGCCGGCCAGCTCCTCGAACCGCACCACGGGGAGCGCCTCCTCGATGTGCACCGCCGGGACGGTCCTGAACTCCGGCCGCCGGTGCTGCAGCGGCGCGAGGACCGCGTCGCGCCCGGgctgctcctgcgccgccgccgccgcggaggctgGCAGCGGGTAATTGTTGCAGCCGAGGTCGATGAGGTCGCCGAGCCCCACGGCGTGGAAGGCCcagaggaggaagcggtggaggTGCCCCAGGAGGAGCAGGACCTGGAGCAGCACGCGCGGGAGCAGCATCTCCGAGTACCCCACGGGGAATCCCATCGTCGCGTCGATCTTGGATGGAGCTGCGGAGCGGAGCTTAGTGGTGGCGGGCGATGTGGTGCCTGGCGCGTTCGTGCGTggcgtggaggtggaggacTGAACCGGGGGCAGGTCGTTTATAAAGCGGGGAGCTGAGCAGGAGTGCGAGGAGGAACGCGGAAACATCGGTGACGGCCGCGGGAGGTGGTTGGTTTGCGTGTGCGGGCGCGTTGGCCTCTGGATTGGGCGAGCGGTGGTCTGGTGGACTCGGACTCGTGTGCTGGAGCTCTGCTCGGCGACCCACCCGGACCCGGGTCCCGGGCGCGACGGCGGAGGGGGATTTTTCTTAGGCCCACCCGTCTCGGCGTGCTACGTGATTTTGTTCTGTAGCCTGTAGTCGTACACTAGTCAGTGTAGTTCTACTTGCCTGCTATGCcgatcttttttgaaaaaaatgcaaTGTTTATTCAGGGGTCAActgttattttttttgaacgaacgacCACAGACTGCGCCATTTTTATTAATATAGAAGAGAGTTACAAGCAAAAGATCTCAACAACGGACCGTTTACTGGCGAACAAAAcctattaaaaaaaagaaacaactaTACACACTATACAAGCCTGAGAAGTGCGCCCTACACCCCTTCCAGGAGGGCGGACAGATGCTTGGCGGCCGCAAAGGCTCACGCCCCTCATCCTTGATTTTGAGGAGCGGGTCAACTGTCATGACATGTACTCTGGAGTATACTTTCATAGATCGATAGACCAAAACAAGTCCTCAAAGTTTACAGGCCCGTATATTGTGTGACGCAGCTTAATCTTTGTAGAGCTGGCATTTGTTTGAGAATTAGGTTCTAGAAGCtatttttatctccaaatcggGAGAGTTTAAggttgtgagctgtgggctgtccTGTCGGGGCTTAAAAGGGAGGTGGTGCTTGCAGGAAGGTTCTCTGTATATCCTTTTGCTACGCTTTGTTATAGCAAAAGGGACAGAGGCCGAACGGGGAGGTTGGTCCCGGTTTGTCTCGTCTCACCCGCAGTCGTAGGCAGCTAGAGGCTCCCGAGCTCGTCGTCTGCTCCAACTTGGCCCGGCTACTTGCGGTCCGTTCGTCGATTGGGATCCCATCGTCTTGCAATTATTTGACCGAGGGACAGCCGGCTCTAGAATTTCTTCCCCAGTTCCACACACGGCGACAGTTCTACGAGAAACAGAGAATTTGGTTTTGACTCGAGTTCCTCTCGTTCATGCAAATCATAGTAAAGGCCGGCTGGGCCATTTTGAAGTTGGATTGGCTACCTTGTCAGATTTGGTGTCATTCGTGTAATCCATCCCGACCTGTAATTTCTGCTAGtactaatatatattttttaaagaGGGATAATATTCCGATCTCTACGACCGCACACAGCTAAGTTCTAATAATATTCTAAGCTCGTAGGCTGATTTCAAATAAAATGGGTATATTACGCAAATGGTAGGAAAAAATCAAAAGTAAAgctattattgcttctccatccattttTGACAAAAATATCCAAGGCGACGACCTCCAACACCTTGCTTGCCAAATGAATAGTCTTCCTTGTGTCCCCACGCTGGGACTAAAATCGCAGCCAGCAAGCAAGGTTCCTGAAAACAGCCGGCATAAAAGAGAtagatcttttttttctcaaaaaccaAATCGTTACACGTACAACAGAATCGGCCATATAAGAGCTGCAACTTCAACATAAATCAAACTTTTATCCTTCTTTTTTATGCTCGTTAACCAATTTCCAAGTACAGGTGCTATATTGACTTTGATGAATACTAATATCTGAACGATAAATATCCTGCATTGCCAGCACGATGGCTATTTTATCCAAACATGAGGTCCTTAACAAAGCGATGCGTAGATTAAGCCCCACCGAACCACTTAGTGGTTGTTTGGAgctttagttcggactaaaatttatgttgcatcgaatgtttgaagactaattaggaagattaaatatgagctaattataaaactaactatacagatggaggctaattcatgagacgaatgtattaagcctaattaattcatcattagcacatgtttactacaacatcacattgtcaaatcatggactaattaggcttaatagattcatctcgtaaattagtctccatctgtgcaattggttttgtaattagtttatgtttaatactcctaattagtatctaaacattcgatgtgacaggaattttaggagtgactaagggggtgtttggatacgaggtgctaaactttagcaaggtcacatcgaatgttcggatgctaattaggaggactaacatgagctaattacaaagctaattgcacagatggagtctaattcgtgatgaatctattaaggttaattatccatcattagcaaatggttattgtagcatcacattgtcaaatcacgaactaattaggcttaatagattcgtatcgtgaattagacttcatctgtacaattagttttgtaattagactatatttaatactcctaattagtatccaaatatccgatgtgataggtgctaaaatttagtagcGGGTATCAAACACCACTAAagaacaaacacccccttaatattGGAGCCTAGAGACGTTGTTTGGTGCCGGCAGGGGACCACGATGGCATCTTC
Proteins encoded in this window:
- the LOC117843460 gene encoding brassinosteroid-responsive RING protein 1, producing the protein MGFPVGYSEMLLPRVLLQVLLLLGHLHRFLLWAFHAVGLGDLIDLGCNNYPLPASAAAAAQEQPGRDAVLAPLQHRRPEFRTVPAVHIEEALPVVRFEELAGTACGGGDCAVCLSGIGAGDEVRRLSNCRHAFHRGCLDHWMAHDQRTCPLCRAPLIPGAAGAAAGDPWGASAADYDMSYPSSLPSTPLLTVPTPTLLRPHELLLNGLGGFQ